The stretch of DNA aattaatgaatgaattagtATTATGAAAGTGCTATACAAGTGATAACTGATCCCTAGTTATCATTATCAGTCTTCTTTTTTATGTCAGCATCAGGgcaaacattttctcacatattTCATAATCAAACTTAAAAAATGGGTCGCCAGAATTTTGTTTCCCACTTGTCACTTGTATAGAAGCCTCTCACGGCTTCCGTATATaaccattttgcatcttaacacAATAGATGTTTGCTTTCAGCCTATAGTCCACCATTACATTTTAGTTTTGGTCCTCCAGGGGGAAAAGGTTTGGGCACCCCTGCACTAGGGAGATCTGAAAATGAAGGCGAAACACAGATAAAATGGAAGAGCGACATTTTAAGGAATGTGTTTGACAGTGTAAAAACTTAAAAAGGAGACAGAAAGTAGTTCTGTACAACAAAACATCCactaataaataatcaaataaatacagcatTTGCACAGCATACTGTACATCTGAACTGTTCTGTAACAGCCCTTATCTTTGCTGTCTGGGTTCAATCTCAGTGTCAGACTTAGACATTTTTGGAACGTAAGAGTTTCCATTTTACagcaaaaatatacaaataatgCCATAAGTAATatcaaaaagtaaaaagcaTTGTGCTTTGAGCTACAAAAAAGTCTGATTGTCtcataagtaaaaaaaaaaaactacttctCCTCATGATTCAATATTCAAGAATACCAACAGTCTTTTCATACAGAATGCAAAAAATGTTCGCATTGAGGCTACAGTCATATGATCTCCCATTATCGATGCACAATGAACTTCATGCTTTATCCTCAAAGCTAACTTTGTACAATATTTCTTGGGAAATGAATACAAGAGGTGGACATGGATGAGCATGTAAAGTGCAGTGAACCTGTGCTCACACAAAGGTTGGTTTGATGTCTTCtttgaacaccacagggtgtgAGGGGCGGTACAGGCTGGTATAGCCTTCGTACTCGCTGTCAGAGGAGTCTGAGGAGCTGTCTGAGGAAAGGAGAGAGCCTCGCTGCCGGCAGGAGTCACAGTAGGGACGGTGATAGTAACAGTAGTCTGTTGAGCTGCTAGAATCAGAGTCCCAGGACCCACATGAGTCTCTTATGTGTCTACGGTGCTGCTTGTTATCACCACCCGCCTCCACATCAGCTGGAGCTGTGTGGCGTTCAGCACAGGGCAACACTGAACACCTGTGGGACCTTGAAACACACCGCCGACATTTTCTTATCACTTCATTCCCTTCcgcatcctcctcttcctcctccagctccaggtCGGTGTTGTGAGCCTGGAGGAGGGCGCCGTCCGCAGTGACCCCATCAGGGTGCCTGCCTGGATTTTGGTGTTCACAGTTTTCCCTTATCCTCCCACAACCGGCAGCCTCTGAACCTGTGTAGAAGCAGGCCAGGCCTCTCCTGGAGGAGTGAAAGGGAGGCCGACGTTTCCTCATCGCATAAGGGGAGATGCTGGGGTAGCGGAAGAGAACGGGTGGAGGGTGAGGGGAGCAGGGTGTCCGCAGGGAGAGAGGCGAAAGTGCGGAGGTTAGCTGAGAGGGCCTTCTGGACGTCTGTCCCGGAGATCGAAGTGCGGTCTCCAAGACCGCATCCACGCTCAGCTCCTGGAGGATCTCCTGCAACTGCTCGCTGCTGACAAAACCAGTCGGTCTGGCATTTGTTTCCAGAGGGGATATTAGGCCTCTCTGATTGTTGAAAGTCTCAACTTGAAAGGGGTTTAATGCTCTACGGGATTGTAGAGAAGTGACAAAGTGgactgtctcctctgctgtcctgaGTACGCCAGGGGACTGGAGAGACTGCTTGAGATCCTCTCCTGTGCTGGACTCTGCTGCGTCTCTGCCTGTTGGGTCAGTCCCAGAGACGCCTCTTTGGTTTCCACCTGTATAAATGTCAtcggggagaggagaggaagcagctACAGGGTTTGAGGAGTTTTGGGCAGAGGGAGGCTCAGAGGACGGTGCAACTGCAGGAGCTGAAACGGCCGCAGAGCTGAGGTGAGGGGAGGGATAAGGCAGTGAGAGTCTGGATTTAATTTCTCGCGGAGGTAGAGACGATAAAGACGGACCGTCGGACTGAAGCTCTGTGGTCTGAGTGGAGGAGGAGTTGAGGTTGGTGTTGGAGGAGTCCATGTCCTCAGGGGGTTGGCTGGCTGACATGAGGCGCAGGAGTTTATCCTTGGCGTTGCTCACCTGCTCCTGCAGACTGTCGATCACAGCATTTTTCTGGAAATAGTCACGACAAACACAGGGTTAAATATCTTGAGACATACAGAGAATATGTGTGAGTAGTCGGCCGGGAAACTTTTGAGCGCGTTGTTGGTGAATTCTTGAGAAATGATAATTTAAAAGCCTTTCCCACACCAAGCATGCAAGTTTGATCAGATTTTCTGGGTTCTTGTGCACATCGCTGCAGAACATTCGTGTGGTTAAAAATAATCAGAAGGACCTCGATGTCAGCGGAGGCGACGTCCATccatttaaaatacacaaattatTTGTGATTAGTAATACAAGGGAGTTACTTTTAGGTCAGTCCATTGAAGCCATACTATCATGACTTCATAAGCAAAATGATCTATGTTTACGAAAGCCTTTTATAAATCGGAAAATATGCCTAAAGCATATTCATTTTCAGTTGCAGGAGAGTGAATCTGGCTGATATTTCTTATTCCCCTTGCTTACACATGTTCATATTACACAGTAtataaagtaaaagaaaactgTGCTACAAAAGGCCAAAGGTAGGAACACAAGGTAACTATTATTCTTTACACAAGGACTAAAATGAAGGAGAAAGGTACCGTAGATCAGTGACATCCAATTAGAACACATATCTGCATCGTAAAATTATCAGAAAAGCGTTTGTCGGAATTGTATCTAATATTCTACAAGGTTTCCTTATTGTATAGTATATTTTGTGAGAAAAACAATGCAGTACCTCATTAAGGAGTTTTTTCATGGAGCTGTTCTCCCCCAGCAGGTAGTAGACCTCATCCTGGCTGTACACTGACGGCTGGCTCTTACTGGGGCTGCTGAAGTACTTGGCCATCTGACTTGGGTTGTTCTGATCCTCTTCAAACTGCCGCCACTGGGTCAGCTGCAGTGGGTGAGTAAAACAATGCAGGACATTAGGCACTGTGGTAGTAAATGTCACCACGGCCATTTGATGCGGGACCTCTTGACCAGGTGTGTTTGAGCGTATTGCTCACAGCGCAACTATTTCCTTCCTTTCCACTGGTGATGCATTCCTTTATTGTAACACAAACCCGCTGCCAGACACTTAAGAGAGTCATAAACCTGGTTGCAACGGCCTACGTAATTTTGAGTCATAAACACCTTCTGTGTGAGTCACACTCCACTGATAGACATGGCAAACTGACACGCATATGGAAAACGGAGGTGTGGGCACCACAGTCACTCACATGATTTACTACTtgtgtcaaaacaaaaagagaaagtcGTCTCATTCACGCATCTCTTATTCATGATTCTGTCATATGTCTCTCCATCTGCAGTTTCTGCCTGTCTGACTGACGGTCCGTCTGTTTTTAATGCTGGTCTCCAGACATGCTGTCCTATGATCAGATGGCAGTTCTGCCAGAAAAAAAGGGCTTTCTGTTGCTTTTGCCCCTACGAAAGTGTCTGTGTCTTCACCGGAAAAAAGCAGATGTCAGAGTTGTt from Sparus aurata chromosome 9, fSpaAur1.1, whole genome shotgun sequence encodes:
- the gpr156 gene encoding probable G-protein coupled receptor 156 isoform X2 → MEPELNCSSQCDSSLCFIHSGVNRQEGLDILQRLCSLSTVAVELPRRSLSPVLSAVVWTLLSCGILLAFCFLLFTLRFKNNRIVKMSSPNLNVLTLFGSFLTYSSGFLFAVDEGTHSQGGASTAVLQARVWTLCVGSTLVFGPILGKTWRLYRVFTQRVPDKRVIIRDIQLMGLVALLILVDMLVLTAWNLTDPIKCSRSVGAVVKVVERDVSYSLSQLDTCSSVYSTMWVVIIAVQKGCLLLYGTYLAGLTSNVSHPPVNQSPTIITMVTLVTLSSAVAVPVSIFLQAWPNLVYSTVAGAILICTLATNCMLFVPQLTQWRQFEEDQNNPSQMAKYFSSPSKSQPSVYSQDEVYYLLGENSSMKKLLNEKNAVIDSLQEQVSNAKDKLLRLMSASQPPEDMDSSNTNLNSSSTQTTELQSDGPSLSSLPPREIKSRLSLPYPSPHLSSAAVSAPAVAPSSEPPSAQNSSNPVAASSPLPDDIYTGGNQRGVSGTDPTGRDAAESSTGEDLKQSLQSPGVLRTAEETVHFVTSLQSRRALNPFQVETFNNQRGLISPLETNARPTGFVSSEQLQEILQELSVDAVLETALRSPGQTSRRPSQLTSALSPLSLRTPCSPHPPPVLFRYPSISPYAMRKRRPPFHSSRRGLACFYTGSEAAGCGRIRENCEHQNPGRHPDGVTADGALLQAHNTDLELEEEEEDAEGNEVIRKCRRCVSRSHRCSVLPCAERHTAPADVEAGGDNKQHRRHIRDSCGSWDSDSSSSTDYCYYHRPYCDSCRQRGSLLSSDSSSDSSDSEYEGYTSLYRPSHPVVFKEDIKPTFV
- the gpr156 gene encoding probable G-protein coupled receptor 156 isoform X1 translates to MEPELNCSSQCDSSLCFIHSGVNRQEGLDILQRLCSLSTVAVELPRRSLSPVLSAVVWTLLSCGILLAFCFLLFTLRFKNNRIVKMSSPNLNVLTLFGSFLTYSSGFLFAVDEGTHSQGGASTAVLQVSHSLLQPPIILLDKCWIVMQSCLLQARVWTLCVGSTLVFGPILGKTWRLYRVFTQRVPDKRVIIRDIQLMGLVALLILVDMLVLTAWNLTDPIKCSRSVGAVVKVVERDVSYSLSQLDTCSSVYSTMWVVIIAVQKGCLLLYGTYLAGLTSNVSHPPVNQSPTIITMVTLVTLSSAVAVPVSIFLQAWPNLVYSTVAGAILICTLATNCMLFVPQLTQWRQFEEDQNNPSQMAKYFSSPSKSQPSVYSQDEVYYLLGENSSMKKLLNEKNAVIDSLQEQVSNAKDKLLRLMSASQPPEDMDSSNTNLNSSSTQTTELQSDGPSLSSLPPREIKSRLSLPYPSPHLSSAAVSAPAVAPSSEPPSAQNSSNPVAASSPLPDDIYTGGNQRGVSGTDPTGRDAAESSTGEDLKQSLQSPGVLRTAEETVHFVTSLQSRRALNPFQVETFNNQRGLISPLETNARPTGFVSSEQLQEILQELSVDAVLETALRSPGQTSRRPSQLTSALSPLSLRTPCSPHPPPVLFRYPSISPYAMRKRRPPFHSSRRGLACFYTGSEAAGCGRIRENCEHQNPGRHPDGVTADGALLQAHNTDLELEEEEEDAEGNEVIRKCRRCVSRSHRCSVLPCAERHTAPADVEAGGDNKQHRRHIRDSCGSWDSDSSSSTDYCYYHRPYCDSCRQRGSLLSSDSSSDSSDSEYEGYTSLYRPSHPVVFKEDIKPTFV